Part of the Cyprinus carpio isolate SPL01 chromosome A1, ASM1834038v1, whole genome shotgun sequence genome is shown below.
TGGCAGGACGCACCATCAAGTCACAGAACCTTCCGTTCAGCTCGTGTGACCTACCGTCCAATCTGAACCATTATTTAAACCTGGCTAGCAAATGTCCCAACCCAAAGTGTGCAGGTAGGGGAggacaataaggttgtattatcTGTGAAAAAGTGAAATTTTTAGGAGAACTGTAAAagataatactgtatatatcctGTGAGGATCACCTTGCTTTAGACAGCATCGTGCATTAAttcaaggaatattctgggttcagtacTAGTTAAGCTCAACTGATGGAATTTATGGTATAATGTTGATTACTTAATCTTGTCCCTCATTCATCAAAAAAGGTAAAAACTTGATATTACACTGTAACAGCTTGAgcctgtctacactggacgcttCAAAGCAGACGTTCCAAATCCATTAGTCCTATTGTCAGAAGTAGCACAAGTGCTTTGAGTACATCTGAAACAAAGTCTTGaaaatttatataacttataaaaaaaacaaaacaaaacaaaaaaaaaaacaacaaaacaaaaacctgacTTTTGCATACAAACGGGAAACTTTGGCATGAGCACGTGAAGCCCAATGTGAAACATTTGCATGCTTATGTGAAATTTTTGTGTGCGCACAATTCATTTTTCAAGctagcaattttttattttctcgtTCGCATGCAAAAGTTGATGGATTGTTTAGTTTTGCAAaggtccctttaggggctccgtaaagtgatttttttcatgCTAAAATCGTGTTAACGTGCACAAGTTTGTGGCTAAATTGTTGAAAgaaagaattttaacatttacagattgACCCATTTACTcccaaatgtttgcttttttatttttttttaaatggagggaATTTATGTGCTAATCAACATTATGCCGTAGTGTAGTTGCTGTTGACATTTACTGAAAACTTTATAGGTTGACAAAGTTGCAGGTTTTTATTGTTGTCTTTGATGTGTTGAATATTTGTCCACCTCTTCACATTTCTCTGTATTTCTCCCATCATGCCCTCTAGGTGTTTACTTCGACTCATGTGTGAGGCACATCAAGTTTGTGGATTTCTGTGGGAAGTACCGGCTGCCACTCATGCATTACCTCTGTTCCCCGCAGTGTTCCTCTCCCTGCAGCTCAAACCCACAGAGCGACGCGGAGTCAGAGGACGAGAACAGCGTCCCTGCAGACAGGCTCCAGAGAGTACTGCTGGGATAGTACAGACAGATCTCCAACAGAGACAGTTACCTGTCACAGCATTTCCATTCAATgcttaatttcatgtttttgtagacctataaaatgttaaaaacactttgACCCAAAAGAGTTGGgttttagaactgttttaatgactgaacaaaaaaagcACTGCCTATTTAGCTGAACTGTGATTAATACAGGTAGgtttaaactgtaaatcaaacttaaagtgatagttcactcaaaaatgttgtcatcattttctcactctcatgtcacatataccttttttttttttttttggatgattttaGAAGACATTTGATATTGTATATTGTCACTTGGACTACTTTTACAGttcttttatggtgtttttgtctgtttttgatcATTTAACTTTTGCGTTTCATGGAGAACAAAAGCAAATTGGTTTGAAATttcacgagggtgagtaaataataaaaatgtgaactgTTCCTACTAATGTTGCTCTTTAGGCATCTGACACTTTTGCATCTTGCCTAAAACAGTATTTTGAGTAGGTCAGCTTGACATGCTATCAGAGAACAAACCGGCCGCTTTGCACTTCTGGAAAATGTGATCAATACGTGAACAGTTTACTCTTTGACCTCTTCTTTGTATTGATTGTTAATCTGCCCTAACTTTTTTTGTTCAAAGTTCAGGTTATGGAATATGATGGCTACTTCGCACaatttgaaaatgaatggaaAGCTATCATCCAAGACACAACCTTGAAAATAGTTACACGCTAAAAGGACACTTTTTGAATTTTGCCTTATTGTCAGAAGTTTGGTTTCAGATCAGTATTAAATGGTTTACTGTCTCTAAAAGAGCTCATAATGACCTTAATAGTAATAAAACATAGATATCATTGTCCTTGATGATAACTTatctgttatgtgtgtgtgtttcttgtgaGCACTAGTTGTTATTTCAGTCAGTCTGATTGCTAGATCATACAGTGATGATAATTTGAACAGTATTGCACAATGTGGATGACTTTGTCTAAGAGTTTTGGGTCAATGAGTTCACATGAATATTTGACAGCTGCATTTATGGCCAATTTCTATACACTCCTCTCCCATCAGATGCAGCTATCACTCTTGCTGCAAATATCAGTCCTTTATCAGTTTACGATGTCACGGTGACCTGATACAGATTGGGACGCCTCTGCTCTGAGAAGAGGATGAAACTTTCCATCTCTCTCCGGAATAACAGGACAGTTTTACAATTCACAGTTCTCAAAGGTAGGATGAGTCAGCACTTCTCTCAGCTGTACAGGTCTGACTCAGgacatttcaaaacacataaaTGGGTTTAGAGAACTGAAATGAGAAAGAGTGAGTATCTAGAACCACCCTGctgttacaaaaaaagaaaaaagaaaaaaagaaaagaaaaggtcaaAGGTCCCCCATGGTCTTATCATTAGctggttttaaaggggttttggGCACTAGCATGGCCAGATTAGGGGACATGCAAATTCGTCAGAAAGAAAGATCTCTAGCTTATTTTTTAAGACTCTTGTGGATGGTAAAGACTAAAGAGGAAAAGCAATCCAAAACTGTAATCTTACTGCACAGTGTTTCACAAGACCCAAAACTCCAGAGGAGAATGGGTGTATTTTGGACAATGGGTACAACAAATCTTTTGATGGAGATGATTATCGTATTTTCAGAAGTATTCTTTAAAGGCCCCTCACTATTCTTTGAGACTATATCTGTATGTAAACAGTCAGAAATCGAACGGTAGTTATTCAGCGCTccctggtggtctagtggttaggattcggcgctctcaccgccgcggcccgggttcgattcccggtcagGGAACAAGCGTTTTCTTTCAAATACTCGTCCTGGAGACGAGATCTAGCCAACTTCTGAAAACTCGGTAAAAACCATAGACTATATGGTAAAAACGCTGTGTTGTAAAAAGATGCTTCATTCTCACCGGTTGTGACTTCCTGTCATAAACTTTGGAGCTCTTCCTTAGAGAACGTTTGCTTTCAATAGTTGTGTGGCGCCCTCGCCTGGTCACCCGTGTACTTTTCGCACGTAAACGAGCTTTTGATTTCCCccacaatcagttttttttttatatatatatatatatatatatatatatatatatatatatatatatatatatatatatatatatatatatatatatatatatgtattttcagataataacattattatgttaaaaaaattaagtaaacaaacaaattaatacaaataaagttaaatacaaaCATTGACATGTTTTGTTAGTGATGTCCGCAGATGCTGATGCTGATGAGGTGCTGTCTGTGCTGCGGGGTTTGGACCCCGTGTTCTCCTCTGCATACTCGAGACTCTACATCACAAGTACCAAGTAACGTAAAATCAAGCAGTTCACCCTTGGCCCCTTTAATTTTGTTTACTGGATTTATCTTCAACTAACGTTACATGGCAATAAAAATACTAACAAGTTACAGCACTTTTGCATCAGCGGGAAAGTATTCACATTATTTGTCAGctgctgttttaaataataatgtaaagatAAGAAGAGTCTGATCTTATAATGGTGCCAGAAAGCTCCCATATTTGACAGGTGCATGTGATGTTTTGTAGGAGTTTATTTCTACAAGACTCACCCACTCTTCCAGGTGGATGTACTGGGGACAGTTGTTTACAAGCAGGAGAGAGAAGATTTCTACTGCTATGGAGGTCTGgaaaaacttataaataaaacctaaataaataaaatcggtTATCAaatagatcattttttttttttttttttttttttatggatgggtgatTCTGCCATAAATTTTAGAAGTTGACTAGTAATTTTGCCTATGATTGTTTGTTATCTTGCCTTGGGAAGAAAGTGACCTAGGACTGCACTCAAAAATGGGCACTTGTTGCGCCTGGTCTTACTATTTCTTGTCTGTTACTGGTGTCATACACTAGCTTTGTTGGAAAAATGAGAAATGGAGTGATTAAGGATAATCAACTAAATGTAAGTTATGAAAATTCTGATACCACAGTAGTAACAccaagtttttataaaaaaaaaattcttaaagacAGTCAAAATATTTCACATGAGTTCAGTACAATTATGCAAATATGTATCTTAACTATACACTAAGATGTGCTgcgtaatatttgtatattttttctaacattgtaaaattgtcattactgtcacttttgatatttttaatgcatacttgtggaataaaagtaattcatagttttaattcaaaatcacattatatatatatctatatatatatatatatatatatatatataaacaaaaggcTATATAGGGTTCTAAAATGGTGATTTAAAAACCTggagaaaatggaaaataatgttttcattgcTGCAAATATTTAATCTGCATGTATGCATAAACAAATAGCTCTTTGTTTTTTACAACATTCTCTTTAAAATGAAAGATGAACTCAAACGGCTGAAGGAGGCTGAACGGAAGAGCACTGTGCTGGAGATCGGAGACCTGCTGAGTGTACGAGGAACTGTCAAAACCTCCAGGGATGCGAGGGAGATCAGGGCCACCTCCTTCTGTGAGGGAAAATAGTTTTTAGATTCTATTCAGACATATAATTTAGTCAGTTAGATTGAGCTTGTTTGTAAAACACATGGATTCCGTTATAATTATTTTCCTGTAACCATCACTCTGTGTAGATAAAGTAAATGACCCTATGATGGCAGTGCTGATCTCACGTATGCTGGAAATGCCTCAGCTGTACAGAAAGTGCCATGATCAGCCGTTCCGTGACCTGGGCGGCACAGAGTGAGTCACACAGAAAGATTGTGATATCTGTTATTTTACATGACATCATTTATATCTTAGATCTTACACTGCAGTAagatatctaatatatatatatatatatatatatatatatatatatatatatatatatatatatatatatatatatatatatatattaaatgtacttaaaaacttattttatttacagagcaGGTGGTTCCTTACTGTCTCGGTCAGTTCTTGCTCTTAAGGAGTTCCTCTTAGAGAAAGAGGTGGCCAGGTTTCATCCTTATGATGTTGAGTTCCTCTTACATCCACTGATTCAGAGTTCTTCAGCTGAACAGGTACTGAACCTTACCTTGACATCCATTATATAGACAGAGGGATAGGTAGATTGACCTTATATATGCAAAATTTATATACACAAAAGATGAATGCGCATCACTTCCAAAGTAAACTGTCCTTGTTCAATGTCACTACTCTTGGCTGAAGTATAACGGAATATAAGAGCCAGGAATAACTTATGGTGGGCAGGGTAGGGAGGATGTGTTGTGCTGTTTGATGGCAGCAGGGAGTGATTGTCTTTAGCACTTTTATGAGATGCTGCTGTTCTGGAAATTCAAGGACGGCAACATATGTTGAGGAGAAGTATACTAATGAGAAGCCTAACAATATCTTCCTTAGTAGGCAAATGAGAACGTGCATggaatttgcattttatttaaaagatctTTATTTGTTAGAAGTTTTTTGGGGAGGCTGAATTAGTTGTTTTGAATGATTCATGACACAAATGTGATTCATTGCCGAGGTGACTCATCCATTATGATGCATGTCTTTTTTGTCTGAAGGAGATGGATCTGCCTGGGATATCAGTTGCTACACAAATTTGAAAACTTCTGAAAGAGACACTGAGCATTCTCCAAGATGAGGGACAAATATTTCGTAAAATGCAGACCCCAGATGAAGTCTACAATGTATGTGGGATGGTTTCGCAAACCTCTTAGCAAATACAAACAGTGGGTAACATTTCCTCGGGATACTCTTAAAATGTCTAATATTTGCTTCAAACACATGCTTTCTACACATTTCAGGAAAAGGATTGTACTACTaggattttaaaattatatttaatggtttaatcacaacagaaatgttatataacatataatgtcTAAAACAcgtgtaaaatatattttcattacctTGACTGCTTTAGGTAACAAAGCAAGACAAAGATCTTCACAAAGCAATCAAGGACATTTTACGAGAGGATACCAAACGggaaaagtgtatgtgtgtgtgtgtgtgtgtgtatgtatatatatataaatatatatatatatatatatatatatatatatatacacacatacatttatatgtatatcaGTCATACTAGTTGCACATcatgttattaaaatgattacattcTTTGGAATACTTCTTTTTTGATTGTTCAGACACTGCATTCTCAGGTCcgattattttttataattaactatataattgatgtttttgtttcacataatagtttctatttgaagcagtatttttgtaaatttagttttattgtattttatattataaataaattagtgaGATAATGTACAGGCAGGcaacattatttcaaaatatacccATACTGAAATATGTGAGTAGTGGACCTTCctcatatgctgtttttttttttttttttttttggcagatgctGAGAAAGGATGCCATGTCCTGCATATATTGTCCAGCCAAAATCTGAGTCGAGAGGTGCTGGAGGTTACCCTGACATTCTTAGAACGCAATAGTGACATAAGCACAACAGAAGCGCACTACACTGTTTTG
Proteins encoded:
- the stn1 gene encoding LOW QUALITY PROTEIN: CST complex subunit STN1 (The sequence of the model RefSeq protein was modified relative to this genomic sequence to represent the inferred CDS: substituted 5 bases at 5 genomic stop codons), translating into MSADADADEVLSVLRGLDPVFSSAYSRLYITRVYFYKTHPLFQVDVLGTVVYKQEREDFYCYGVLSVTGVIHXLCWKNEKWSDXGXSTKCNFYNILFKMKDELKRLKEAERKSTVLEIGDLLSVRGTVKTSRDAREIRATSFYKVNDPMMAVLISRMLEMPQLYRKCHDQPFRDLGGTEXVTQKDSGGSLLSRSVLALKEFLLEKEVARFHPYDVEFLLHPLIQSSSAEQEMDLPGISVATQIXKLLKETLSILQDEGQIFRKMQTPDEVYNVTKQDKDLHKAIKDILREDTKREKYAEKGCHVLHILSSQNLSREVLEVTLTFLERNSDISTTEAHYTVLLHCVLIPENIIRMLKTIRHIANKLQNPVLFKSLKSLSSIIYLFNNLFFIFFACFCYLDETSSLSLTVIKSVLEVCSG